One window of Nicotiana tomentosiformis chromosome 11, ASM39032v3, whole genome shotgun sequence genomic DNA carries:
- the LOC138901194 gene encoding uncharacterized protein, giving the protein MFKSYSSPTFSSTTTEDAQGFLENCHCILHTMGIVEVIGVSFTIFQLSCATYRWWQIYEEGRPADATPPTWAQFSEMFLKEFVPQTLRDVWHTEFERLRQGTMTISEYAIRFSELARHAPILVPIVREWVCRFIEGIDYDIKICMARELQTDTPFQQVVEIARKIEGVLGEERESKVAKRF; this is encoded by the coding sequence ATGTTTAAGAGTTATAGTTCACCTACTTTCAGtagcacaactacagaggatgcccaaggatttttagaaaattgtcactgtattctccacaccatgggtattgtggaagtgataGGAGTTTCCTTTACGATATTTCAACTGTCATGCGCAacatatcggtggtggcaaatctatgaagaaggtagaccagccgatgcaacaccaccaacttgggctcaattttcggaaatgttcttgaaagagtttgttccccagactcttcgAGATgtgtggcacacagagtttgaacggttgcgtcagggcactatgacaatatcagaatatgctatcaggttcagtgagttagcccgtcatgcacctatcttggttcctattGTTAGAGAATGGGtatgcagattcattgaggggatcgattatgatattaaaatatgcatggctcgagagttgcaaactgatactccatttcaacaagtagtggagattgcaaggaagattgagggtgttttaggcgaggaaagggagtctaaagTGGCCAAAAGGTTTTGA